One Cucumis sativus cultivar 9930 chromosome 1, Cucumber_9930_V3, whole genome shotgun sequence DNA segment encodes these proteins:
- the LOC101207654 gene encoding uncharacterized protein LOC101207654, which yields MASLKLFISPFFMFIVLIASTQRAQCNTLKAKISCLDCQSNYDFSGNLIMVKCERAKNLTIAITKADGSFETSLPSNMASEAAPSSPKCIAKLLGGSHQLFASRKEMVSTIIKETNSKFFTIATALKFSTCKEISRNCKAIKKESVEDSKTFDFPLPPEWGFPPTSYYIPVLPIIGIP from the exons ATGGCTTCTCTTAAGCTTTTCATTTCCCCCTTTTTCATGTTTATAGTTCTAATTGCATCAACTCAACGTGCACAATGCAACACTTTGAAGGCAAAGATTTCTTGCCTTGATTGTCAATCCAACTATGACTTCTCAG GAAACTTGATCATGGTGAAGTGTGAGAGAGCAAAAAACTTAACAATAGCAATAACCAAAGCCGATGGATCATTCGAAACTTCGCTTCCATCCAACATGGCCTCCGAAGCAGCTCCTTCTTCTCCCAAGTGCATAGCCAAGCTCCTTGGAGGTTCTCACCAGCTCTTTGCTTCAAGGAAAGAGATGGTTTCTACTATCATCAAAGAAACCAACTCCAAGTTCTTCACAATTGCCACTGCTCTCAAGTTCTCAACATGCAAAGAAATCAGTAGAAACTGCAAAGCCATAAAGAAGGAGTCTGTTGAAGATTCAAAAACCTTTGATTTCCCTTTGCCGCCTGAGTGGGGCTTCCCACCCACAAGCTACTACATCCCTGTGCTTCCTATCATAGGCATTCCTTGA